The following proteins are co-located in the Heteronotia binoei isolate CCM8104 ecotype False Entrance Well chromosome 21, APGP_CSIRO_Hbin_v1, whole genome shotgun sequence genome:
- the UBE2L6 gene encoding LOW QUALITY PROTEIN: ubiquitin/ISG15-conjugating enzyme E2 L6 (The sequence of the model RefSeq protein was modified relative to this genomic sequence to represent the inferred CDS: substituted 1 base at 1 genomic stop codon), whose translation MAMYCLKPVLSLQLGLETVHAFLHSXELDEIKKSGFRCLQNVEVGETNVLLWKLLLVPDYRPYNKGAFQIEISFPCEYPFKPPKITFKTKIYHPNVDENGQVCLPIISNENWKPVTKTEQVIQALITLVNEPEPAHPLRVDLAEEFTQDYECFLCNAEDHTCKLSEKWPYE comes from the exons ATGGCTATGTACTGCTTGAAACCTGTCTTGTCACTACAACTGGGCCTGGAGACAGTTCATGCCTTTCTGCATTCTTAGGAGCTGGATGAGATTAAGAAGTCAGGGTTCCGTTGCCTCCAGAATGTCGAAGTGGGTGAGACTAATGTCCTCCTCTGGAAGCTGCTTCTTGTGCCA GATTATCGTCCGTACAATAAAGGTGCATTCCAGATTGAAATCAGCTTTCCGTGTGAGTATCCATTTAAGCCCCCCAAGATCACTTTCAAGACAAAGATCTACCACCCCAACGTGGATGAGAATGGCCAGGTGTGCTTGCCAATCATCAGCAATGAGAACTGGAAACCTGTTACCAAGACAGAACAGG TGATCCAAGCATTGATAACATTGGTAAATGAGCCTGAGCCAGCCCATCCACTGCGTGTTGATTTGGCAGAGGAGTTCACCCAGGACTATGAGTGTTTCCTGTGCAATGCTGAAGACCATACCTGCAAGCTCAGTGAGAAGTGGCCATATGAGTAA